A genome region from Labrys wisconsinensis includes the following:
- a CDS encoding EthD family reductase yields MARILVLYKTPKDRDAFDRYYAATHIPVAKAIPGLKAYDISRGTVATPAGPSSIHLVATLTFESLAAIEAAFASPEGKAAAADLANFADGGVDLLVFDTEPV; encoded by the coding sequence CAAGACGCCGAAGGACCGCGACGCCTTCGACCGCTACTACGCCGCGACCCACATCCCGGTCGCCAAGGCGATCCCGGGCCTCAAGGCCTATGACATCAGCCGCGGCACCGTCGCCACGCCCGCCGGGCCGTCGTCGATCCATCTGGTGGCGACGCTGACCTTCGAATCCCTCGCCGCCATCGAGGCGGCCTTCGCCTCGCCCGAGGGCAAGGCGGCCGCCGCCGACCTCGCCAACTTCGCCGATGGCGGGGTCGACCTCCTCGTCTTCGACACCGAGCCCGTCTGA
- a CDS encoding carbohydrate kinase family protein, whose translation MIVVCGEALIDFLPVKSADGRDAYRPAVGGSPFNTAVGIGRLGGEVGFCAALSTDFFGDQLAEALERARVSLRYTVRARRPSMLAFVSLGDGEPHYAFIDEASANRLFDPEHDAPALLPDVSMLWTGSVALINDPIASAYETLFLANKGHRVLGMDPNVRPTVVGDADEYRARMKRMTETADIIKISKADLMWLDASVNPDGWARALVHRGASLVVITDGSHGATGYGRGFSMVRPVVHVDQVADTVGAGDSYSSGLLTVLQREGVLAIDRLDGITEEVVRRAMDYAARTAAITVSREGADPPWDHEMI comes from the coding sequence ATGATCGTCGTCTGCGGCGAAGCCCTGATCGACTTCCTGCCCGTCAAGAGCGCCGACGGCCGCGACGCCTACCGGCCCGCCGTCGGCGGCAGCCCGTTCAACACGGCGGTCGGCATCGGGCGCCTCGGCGGCGAGGTCGGCTTCTGCGCCGCCCTCTCCACCGACTTCTTCGGCGACCAGCTCGCCGAGGCGCTGGAGCGCGCGCGCGTGTCGCTGCGCTACACGGTGCGGGCGCGGCGGCCCTCGATGCTGGCCTTCGTCTCGCTCGGCGACGGCGAGCCGCACTATGCCTTCATCGACGAGGCCTCGGCCAACCGCCTGTTCGACCCCGAGCACGACGCGCCGGCGCTGCTGCCCGACGTCAGCATGCTGTGGACCGGCTCGGTGGCGCTGATCAACGACCCCATCGCCTCCGCCTATGAGACGCTGTTCCTCGCCAACAAGGGCCATCGCGTGCTCGGCATGGACCCGAACGTGCGCCCGACCGTGGTCGGCGACGCCGACGAGTACCGGGCCCGCATGAAGCGGATGACCGAGACGGCCGACATCATCAAGATCTCCAAGGCCGACCTGATGTGGCTGGACGCTTCGGTGAATCCGGACGGCTGGGCGCGCGCGCTGGTGCACAGGGGCGCCAGCCTGGTGGTGATCACCGACGGCAGCCACGGCGCCACCGGCTATGGCCGCGGCTTCTCCATGGTGCGGCCGGTGGTGCATGTCGATCAGGTGGCCGACACGGTGGGCGCCGGCGACAGCTATTCCAGCGGCCTGCTCACGGTGCTGCAGCGCGAGGGCGTGCTCGCCATCGACAGGCTCGACGGCATCACCGAGGAGGTCGTGCGCCGCGCCATGGATTATGCCGCCCGCACCGCCGCCATCACCGTGTCGCGCGAAGGCGCCGATCCGCCCTGGGATCACGAGATGATCTGA
- the ligD gene encoding non-homologous end-joining DNA ligase yields MAKPRHPRSRAHGLPPAAMVRRALPSRIDPAQPALALDPMPTRIEPCLALLAPKLPTGADWAYEVKLDGYRLAVHVEPSGVRLLTRAGHDWTHRFPAIADAARALGPATLILDGEAVVLDGEGRSDFGLLQRALGGGGGTRAAVEAVLYAFDLLYADGRDIGRMPLAERRQMLETIVPAGGSGAIRLSEEIAAGGEALLRAACKQGLEGVVAKHRDRPYRSGRHDDWLKVKCAQSDSFAVIGYEPSATLPGAIDSLVLAARRGDALVHVGEVGIGFTQLSAWALREELDRIRTGKPQLPIKDRRIVWVKPVRVAEIEHRGWTKDGTLRHPSFKGLRDEADAAGVCRIDA; encoded by the coding sequence ATGGCAAAGCCCAGACACCCGCGCAGCCGCGCGCACGGCCTGCCGCCGGCCGCCATGGTCCGGCGCGCCCTGCCCTCGCGCATCGATCCGGCCCAGCCGGCGCTCGCGCTCGATCCGATGCCGACGCGGATCGAGCCTTGCCTGGCGCTGCTGGCGCCGAAGCTGCCGACGGGGGCCGATTGGGCCTATGAGGTCAAGCTCGACGGGTACAGGCTCGCCGTGCATGTCGAGCCCAGCGGCGTGCGGCTGCTGACGCGCGCCGGCCACGACTGGACGCATCGCTTCCCGGCCATCGCCGATGCGGCGCGCGCCCTCGGCCCCGCCACGCTGATCCTCGACGGCGAGGCCGTGGTTCTGGACGGCGAGGGCCGTTCCGATTTCGGCCTGCTGCAACGGGCGCTCGGCGGCGGTGGCGGCACGCGCGCCGCCGTCGAGGCGGTCCTCTACGCCTTCGACCTGCTGTATGCGGACGGACGCGACATCGGCCGCATGCCTCTCGCCGAGCGCCGGCAGATGCTGGAGACGATCGTGCCCGCCGGCGGCTCGGGGGCGATCCGCCTGTCCGAGGAGATCGCCGCCGGGGGCGAGGCGCTTCTGCGCGCCGCCTGCAAGCAGGGGCTCGAAGGCGTCGTCGCCAAGCATCGCGACCGCCCCTATCGCAGCGGCCGGCACGACGACTGGCTGAAGGTCAAATGCGCGCAGTCCGACAGCTTCGCGGTGATCGGCTACGAGCCCTCGGCCACGCTTCCCGGCGCCATCGACAGCCTGGTGCTCGCGGCGCGGCGCGGCGACGCGCTGGTCCATGTCGGCGAGGTCGGCATCGGCTTCACCCAGCTTTCGGCCTGGGCGCTGCGCGAGGAGCTGGACCGGATCCGCACCGGCAAGCCGCAACTGCCGATCAAGGACAGACGCATCGTCTGGGTGAAGCCCGTCCGGGTCGCCGAGATCGAGCATCGCGGGTGGACGAAGGACGGGACGCTCCGGCACCCCTCGTTCAAGGGCCTGCGCGACGAGGCGGACGCGGCCGGGGTGTGCCGGATCGACGCGTGA